TAAGCCGGCGCCGACCAGTTCGGCCGCGATGTCCTCCGCCGAATCCTTGCCGACGACGAACTCGAACTGGATGTCGTTCAGTTCGCGGTTCGCGTTCCGCATCCGCAGCACCAGATTGACCGGTACCATCGTGTCGGAACCGATCGACATGGCGCCCAGGGCGGCAGATGCTTCGATCGTTTTCGGATCGGTTGACTGCGTTGAGCCGGTCACGGTGACGCCCGACCGTTCGGATGTGTCTTCCGTTTCGGAGGATGAAGAATCCATACGCTCCAGCCGGTTCATCGGTCGCTCCTCCGTTTCCGAGTCGTCCGATTCGTTCTTGGCGTTGTCCTCCTCCTCCGATGACCACACCCATTCGCCGGTCATCGAACGGTGCAATCGGCCCGATGCGCCGGCCTGCCGCTTGGCCGCCTTATGTACACGCGTCTCCATCGATGGACCGGTCGCGAGCAGTGTCTGCGTCAGGTACTTCCGATCTTTCGCCTTCTTAAAGAACGGATGCTTCAACAGCTCGCTCGCGGTCGGACGCTTCGACGGTTCCTTCTGCAAACATTCGCCGATCAGCTTGCGAAACGTCTTGCCGTACGCTTTGTACTGGTCCTTCTCGTCCGCCCCGGTATCGATCGTGGGCGGATCGTTCTGTAGCGTCAGCATCAACACCTTCATCGGCGGGTACTTGTGGTACGGCGCCGTCCCCGTTGCCATCTCGATTGCCGTAATACCGAACGACCAGATGTCGGCCTTGAAATCGTACCCGTGGTCCTGCTCCATCACCTCCGGTGCCATCCAGCACGGTGTACCGACGAACGTGTGCCGGACCTTCTGTCGCGAAAGATCGCCACCGGTCGCGAGCCAGGCGCTCACACCGAAATCGGCAATCTGTACCGTACCGTCGTCGCCGAGCAGTATGTTACCCGCCTTAATGTCCCGATGGATTTGACCATTGCTGTGGAAATACTCCAGCCCCTTCAGCACCTCCTTCAGTACGGTCGCGATCGTCGACTCGTCGAACACGCCGTGCCGGCAGTTAACCGTGCGCATCCGATGCTTGATGATGTCCAGCAGGCTGCCGCCTTCGAGCAGCCGCAGTATCAACCACAGCTCCTCCTTCACCACGAAGCTCGTGTGGTACGTGACGACGTTCTCGTGATTGCAGCTGCTCATCGCCTGTATCTCCTTCAGCAGCTCGTCCATCGACGTGTTCCACTTCTCCAGGTTGATGCGCTTGATGGCGCACTTTTCCTTGCGCGGCAGGCAGTAGGCATTGTGTACGACGGCCGTCGCACCGACACCGATCACGTCGTTCAGCTCGTAATCGTCACGACTGTTCGGCCACGGTGTGACCGGCTGTGGTGGCGGTGCCAGGTTCGCCGAGGACGCGGACGTCGATGGACTCGCTGCGGTGGCGACGGACGTGACCGCGGCCGCCATCGCACCGAGCGCACTGCTGCTGCCACCTGTTCCGCCACCGACTCCACCTCCCGCACCGgttgttgtcgtcgtcgtcgccaTCTAGTGCAGGCGGGACACGAATCAGTGCAACGAGATATTAATGTGAAATGTCACCGTACGGAACGTTCTCGTGCGGTTGGCAGACGGCACCTTTGGAGACGGCGAACCCGATACGGTGAAGGACGTACGATGGCCgaacggatggatggatgtggATAGGTGGTGCAgcacactcactcactcactcacacacgccgTGGCGGAAAAAATGCAATGCCTTCCGTTGGTGCCTTGGTGCGGTCTGGTACGAGGTGCAaacacagcacacacacacacacgcacacgagaTTTATTTAGATATATCGGCCCTTCGTTTCTTCCGCGCGGGCGCCAACGTCTGGCTGCCGTCTGGCAGCTTTTTATGACTTGCCGTTGACGACACGGCCAAATATCACCAGGCGTACGCGCGCGTGTCGGGCGGGGAGAGGGGGGCGGGGCG
The DNA window shown above is from Anopheles funestus chromosome 3RL, idAnoFuneDA-416_04, whole genome shotgun sequence and carries:
- the LOC125772135 gene encoding serine/threonine-protein kinase OSR1 — encoded protein: MATTTTTTGAGGGVGGGTGGSSSALGAMAAAVTSVATAASPSTSASSANLAPPPQPVTPWPNSRDDYELNDVIGVGATAVVHNAYCLPRKEKCAIKRINLEKWNTSMDELLKEIQAMSSCNHENVVTYHTSFVVKEELWLILRLLEGGSLLDIIKHRMRTVNCRHGVFDESTIATVLKEVLKGLEYFHSNGQIHRDIKAGNILLGDDGTVQIADFGVSAWLATGGDLSRQKVRHTFVGTPCWMAPEVMEQDHGYDFKADIWSFGITAIEMATGTAPYHKYPPMKVLMLTLQNDPPTIDTGADEKDQYKAYGKTFRKLIGECLQKEPSKRPTASELLKHPFFKKAKDRKYLTQTLLATGPSMETRVHKAAKRQAGASGRLHRSMTGEWVWSSEEEDNAKNESDDSETEERPMNRLERMDSSSSETEDTSERSGVTVTGSTQSTDPKTIEASAALGAMSIGSDTMVPVNLVLRMRNANRELNDIQFEFVVGKDSAEDIAAELVGAGLLDELDVAIMSANLQKLIENRGALKTVTFQLRSGCAPGEQLDEKSLVGYAQISIK